CGCGAATCGTCTCGAGCGAATCCTACTTGATAAAGGCATGACAATATTTGCCCGAGTGAAACACGCTGAAGCGGCGTGGGAACTGGGTAAAAAATTGCGTCCGACTGAATTGATCATTTTTGGTAATCCAAAAATTGGCACATTGTTGATGCAATGTCAGCAAACAGCAGCCATTGATTTGCCGCAAAAAGCATTGGTCTGGGCGGATGCGGCGGGGACAGTATGGCTTAGCTATAACAACCCCGATTATATCGAGTCGCGTCATAATATTCAGGGATGCG
This window of the Gammaproteobacteria bacterium genome carries:
- a CDS encoding DUF302 domain-containing protein, coding for MGKIMCVLLVFLVSPFVMANNNGLVTVKSQHDVELTANRLERILLDKGMTIFARVKHAEAAWELGKKLRPTELIIFGNPKIGTLLMQCQQTAAIDLPQKALVWADAAGTVWLSYNNPDYIESRHNIQGC